The Helianthus annuus cultivar XRQ/B chromosome 16, HanXRQr2.0-SUNRISE, whole genome shotgun sequence genome includes a window with the following:
- the LOC110916683 gene encoding nuclear transcription factor Y subunit B-5 — protein sequence MVDEQDKLLPIANVGRIMKQILPPTAKISKEAKETMQECASEFICFVTGEASEKCQKENRKTVNGDDICWALASLGFDDCSNAVMSYLNKFREFEREKAAANQINENNVDEAAAGSSNSCKRIYHSK from the coding sequence ATGGTAGATGAGCAAGATAAACTGCTGCCCATAGCAAATGTGGGCAGAATCATGAAACAAATTTTACCACCCACCGCCAAGATCTCCAAAGAAGCCAAGGAGACGATGCAAGAGTGTGCCTCGGAGTTCATATGTTTTGTAACTGGCGAGGCATCTGAAAAGTGTCAGAAGGAGAATCGCAAGACGGTAAATGGAGATGACATCTGTTGGGCTCTTGCATCTTTAGGGTTTGATGACTGCTCAAATGCTGTTATGAGTTACTTGAATAAGTTTAGGGAGTTTGAGAGGGAGAAAGCTGCTGCCAACCAAATtaatgaaaacaatgttgatgaAGCTGCTGCTGGATCTTCCAATAGTTGTAAAAGGATATATCATTCCAAGTAA